A portion of the Acanthopagrus latus isolate v.2019 chromosome 21, fAcaLat1.1, whole genome shotgun sequence genome contains these proteins:
- the basp1 gene encoding brain acid soluble protein 1 homolog: MGGKLSKKKKGYNVNDEKAKDKDAKAEGASAEESEAPKDNKDEAAADTKEVANDTAAKEAPAADAAAPKEEEKNAAPAAKEPEKPAANAEPKEAPKSAEPAKAEEKPAAPAPAKEAAPAAKEPEAKAAAPTPAAESKDEADAKKTEAPAAPAAKAEAAPAASPDPKPTEAPAKEAAAAPSSTPASEPPAKEANATEAPSKDQTVAVQD, translated from the coding sequence ATGGGAGGCAAGCTcagcaaaaagaagaagggatACAATGTAAACGATGAAAAGGCCAAAGACAAGGATGCCAAGGCAGAGGGGGCCTCCGCTGAGGAGAGCGAGGCGCCGAAAGACAACAAAGACGAGGCTGCTGCCGACACTAAGGAGGTAGCGAACGACACGGCGGCCAAGGAGGCTCCGGCAGCAGACGCTGCAGCGCctaaagaggaggagaagaacgCAGCTCCTGCCGCAAAGGAGCCCGAGAAACCTGCCGCCAACGCCGAGCCTAAAGAGGCACCTAAGAGCGCCGAGCCCGCCAAGGCTGAGGAGAAACCAGCTGCTCCCGCCCCGGCCAAGGAAGCGGCCCCTGCCGCCAAGGAGCCCGAGGCTAAGGCCGCGGCGCCGACCCCGGCGGCTGAGAGTAAAGATGAGGCCGACGCCAAAAAGACTGAGGCCCCCGCGGCACCAGCAGCCAAAGCCGAGGCGGCCCCCGCTGCCTCCCCTGACCCCAAGCCCACGGAGGCGCCGGCAAAGGAGGCCGCTGCAGCCCCTAGTTCAACACCAGCCAGCGAGCCTCCCGCCAAGGAGGCGAACGCCACAGAGGCACCAAGCAAGGATCAAACCGTAGCAGTTCAAGATTAA